From a single Maylandia zebra isolate NMK-2024a linkage group LG3, Mzebra_GT3a, whole genome shotgun sequence genomic region:
- the LOC101475229 gene encoding UDP-glucuronosyltransferase 2C1, with protein MSGLSIPLFVTVLCFLLLSPPPCSSSNILVVPVDGSHWINMKLILEQLHSRGHNITVLRSAKSWYIPNNSSIYTSINISTIVDETDINYYSKMLQDVMECRTYPTFIRTLCQQYLITPLFDQVHKIWARSVATIIEDTVFIQKLQDTKFDLMLTDPGMTIGMLLATYLELPIVFNVRWINTGEGHFTIAPSPISYVPVSASELHDQMDFLERIKNMLHYLYNVIEQHLIINPAYSDLLQRHFPPGTDLLSLQRRADIWLFRADSVFEFPRPTIPNVVYIGGFHCKKAQPLPAKLEAFMQSSGDHGVVFMSLGTFISALPRKVTEAIAAAFAELPHKVIWRFVGEKPSSLGNNTLLLEWLPQSDLLGHPKTRAFVAHGGTNGLYEAIYHSVPVVGLPLLFDQFDNLLRLKVRGAARVLEAYSLTKEDFLGALKDVLENPSFHTNMQHLSQLHRDKPMTPMDTAIFWIEYVIRNKGAPHLQSAGFHLPWYSYFCLDVAALTIAITGIFIWALVFVCRLLCCRRSKRKMKPE; from the coding sequence ATGTCCGGTCTTTCCATCCCTCTGTTTGTGACAGTGCTCTGCTTCCTGCTTCTCAGCCCCCCTCCATGTAGCAGCAGCAACATTCTGGTAGTCCCTGTCGATGGTAGCCACTGGATAAACATGAAACTTATCCTTGAACAGTTACACTCCAGGGGCCACAACATCACAGTTCTGCGCTCTGCAAAGAGCTGGTACATCCCTAATAACTCTTCCATTTATACTTCTATTAATATAAGCACGATTGTGGATGAGACAGACATTAACTACTACAGCAAAATGTTACAAGATGTTATGGAATGTCGCACTTATCCTACATTTATACGCACGCTCTGCCAACAGTACTTGATCACACCCTTGTTTGATCAGGTTCACAAGATCTGGGCCAGATCAGTTGCTACAATAATAGAAGACACAGTATTTATTCAGAAGCTACAGGATACCAAGTTTGATTTAATGTTAACTGACCCTGGTATGACAATAGGGATGCTTCTTGCAACTTACCTCGAGCTGCCTATAGTTTTTAATGTGCGCTGGATTAATACTGGAGAAGGTCATTTCACCATAGCTCCCTCTCCTATCTCATATGTCCCTGTGTCAGCTAGTGAGCTCCATGATCAGATGGACTTTCTGGAAAGAATCAAAAAtatgctgcattatctttataATGTCATTGAACAGCACTTGATCATAAATCCTGCCTACTCAGACCTGCTCCAACGACACTTCCCTCCAGGTACTGATTTGCTGTCTTTACAGCGTAGAGCTGATATCTGGCTGTTCAGGGCAGATTCTGTCTTTGAGTTCCCTCGGCCCACAATACCAAATGTAGTATATATAGGGGGCTTCCACTGCAAAAAGGCCCAGCCACTCCCCGCTAAGCTGGAAGCATTCATGCAAAGCTCCGGAGATCACGGGGTGGTTTTCATGTCTCTGGGGACATTTATATCAGCCCTACCTCGGAAGGTCACAGAGGCCATCGCTGCTGCTTTTGCTGAGCTCCCTCACAAGGTGATTTGGCGTTTTGTGGGTGAAAAACCTTCATCTCTCGGAAACAACACCCTGCTGTTGGAGTGGCTACCTCAGAGCGACCTCCTGGGACACCCCAAGACTCGTGCCTTTGTGGCCCATGGAGGCACCAATGGCTTGTATGAAGCCATCTACCACAGTGTTCCTGTTGTGGgcctccccctcctctttgACCAGTTTGACAACTTACTCCGGCTGAAGGTGCGTGGTGCAGCTCGGGTTTTGGAGGCCTACTCACTGACCAAAGAAGACTTCCTGGGCGCTCTCAAGGATGTTCTTGAGAATCCCTCTTTCCACACTAACATGCAGCATCTGTCCCAGCTACACCGTGACAAACCAATGACTCCAATGGACACTGCCATCTTTTGGATTGAATATGTCATCAGGAACAAAGGAGCACCTCACCTACAGTCAGCAGGTTTTCATCTGCCTTGGTATTCCTACTTCTGTCTGGATGTGGCTGCTTTAACCATAGCCATAACTGGAATTTTCATCTGGGCTTTGGTCTTTGTCTGTAGGCTCCTCTGCTGCCGgaggtcaaagagaaaaatgaaaccAGAGTAA